The Micromonospora sp. M71_S20 genome has a window encoding:
- a CDS encoding alpha/beta hydrolase — translation MPLDYSRPNGRKIQIAVSRIRSTVAAKDYQGVILSLPGGPGNSGLCTSPAECVPTSVGNAYDWIGFDPRGVGSSVPALSCDNDYFDGPRPEYVPWNRNIEQTWLNRSKNYADACRAAGGALLDHMTTLDTVKDVESIRKALGVGQVNLYGVSYGTYIGQVYGTLHPKMVRRMVLDSNIDPRKVWYLTGLDQDVNFERNLRMWFEWVAKFDDVYHLGKTTGQVRQRWYAVQNNLRRAPAGGVVGPAEFTDIFMYAGYFQWIWPTLAELFANAVNDPDAELLVAAYENSFRPANDNGYAVYNAVQCTDARWPHSWNTWRRDNWRTFRSAPFATWYNAWYNAPCLFWPGKVSKPVEVDGSKVQSVLFVSGTLDAATPFEGSLEARRRFPNGSLLAEVGQTTHVNSLNGNPCIISAIADYLATGKLPQRKPGNQPDVTCNAPPQPVPTATSPQAMSLRVNDGAVRAPLHAVRR, via the coding sequence GTGCCGCTGGACTACAGCAGGCCGAACGGCAGGAAGATCCAGATCGCCGTCTCGCGGATCAGGTCGACGGTAGCCGCCAAGGACTACCAGGGCGTCATCCTGTCCCTTCCGGGTGGCCCCGGCAACTCCGGGCTCTGCACGTCGCCGGCAGAATGCGTCCCCACCAGCGTCGGGAATGCATATGACTGGATCGGCTTCGACCCGCGTGGCGTCGGCTCCAGTGTGCCGGCGTTGTCCTGCGACAACGACTACTTCGACGGGCCACGCCCGGAGTACGTCCCGTGGAACCGGAACATCGAGCAGACCTGGCTCAACCGATCAAAGAACTACGCTGACGCCTGCCGGGCGGCCGGCGGCGCGCTGCTGGACCACATGACCACGCTTGACACGGTCAAGGACGTGGAGTCGATCCGCAAGGCGCTCGGCGTCGGCCAGGTCAACCTGTACGGCGTCTCCTACGGCACCTACATCGGTCAGGTGTACGGCACGCTGCACCCGAAGATGGTGCGCCGCATGGTGCTCGACAGCAACATCGATCCCCGCAAGGTCTGGTACCTGACCGGCCTGGATCAGGACGTGAACTTCGAACGCAACCTGCGCATGTGGTTCGAGTGGGTGGCGAAGTTCGACGACGTCTACCACCTCGGCAAGACCACCGGCCAGGTCAGACAGCGGTGGTACGCGGTGCAGAACAACCTGCGCAGGGCGCCGGCCGGCGGCGTCGTCGGCCCGGCCGAGTTCACCGACATCTTCATGTACGCCGGCTACTTCCAGTGGATCTGGCCGACCCTGGCCGAGTTGTTCGCCAACGCCGTCAACGACCCCGACGCCGAGTTGCTGGTCGCGGCGTACGAGAACTCCTTCCGCCCTGCCAACGACAACGGCTACGCGGTCTACAACGCGGTGCAGTGCACCGACGCCCGGTGGCCGCACAGCTGGAACACCTGGCGGCGCGACAACTGGCGCACGTTCCGCAGCGCACCGTTCGCTACCTGGTACAACGCCTGGTACAACGCGCCGTGTCTCTTCTGGCCCGGCAAGGTCTCCAAGCCGGTCGAAGTCGACGGCTCGAAGGTCCAGAGCGTGCTGTTCGTCAGTGGCACGCTGGACGCGGCCACGCCCTTCGAGGGCAGCCTCGAGGCGCGGCGCCGCTTCCCGAACGGCTCGCTGTTGGCGGAGGTCGGCCAGACCACCCACGTCAACTCGCTCAACGGCAACCCGTGCATCATCAGCGCCATCGCCGACTACCTCGCGACGGGCAAGCTGCCGCAGCGCAAGCCCGGCAACCAACCTGACGTGACCTGCAACGCCCCGCCGCAGCCTGTCCCGACCGCAACGTCGCCGCAGGCGATGTCTCTGCGGGTCAACGATGGAGCGGTGCGTGCGCCACTGCATGCGGTGCGCCGCTGA